Genomic DNA from Streptomyces sp. NBC_01571:
CGCCCAGCTGAGCACGGAGAGCACGTTGAGGATGCCCCCGCCCCCGTTCGCGGCGATCACCGGAGCGAAGGCCCGGGTGACGTTGAGGGAGCCGAAGAAGTGCGTCTCCATCTCCAGGCGGATATCGCTCATGTCGCCGCCGGCGAGCCCGACGTGGGTGCTGATTCCGGCGTTGTTGATGAGAAGCGTCGCGTCCGCGGCGGCCTCCGCCGCCCGTGCCACGGAGTCCGGGTCCGTGATGTCCAGGGCGAGCGGGACGACCCCGGGCAGGTCGACCGACGACGGGTTGCGGACGCCCGCGTAGACCTTCGCGGCGCCCCGCTCGAGCAGCTGGGCGGCGAAGTGCCGGCCCAGACCGCGGTTGGCGCCGGTCACGACCGCCACTGCGTTCCTGATGTCCATGGTTCCTCATCCCTGAGATGCTGAATAGGTATTTCCAACATAGGTAGCTGGATGTGAAAACGCAACTCAGGAGTAAGCTGAGTCGCATGACGCCCGCCAAGGCCACGCGGAAAGACCGCGACCGCGAAGAGACCTGCTCGATCGCCCGCTCCCTGGAGATCGTCGGGGACCGCTGGTCCATGCTGGTCCTCCGCGAGGCGGCACTGCAGGACGTGACGCGCTTCGCCGACTTCCGCGACCGCCTCGGCATCGCCCCCGACGTCCTCACGCTGCGCCTGGGCACCCTCGTGGAAGGGGGTGTCATGGAGAAGCGGCCCTACCGCGAGCCCGGTGCGCGCACCCGCTTCAGCTACCACCTGACGCCGGCCGGCGAACAGCTGCGGCTGGTCCTGGCCGCCCTCCAGCAGTGGGGCGACGAAAACCGGCCGCCCTCCACCGGGCCCAGCACCCTGCGGCGCTCCGCGGACGGCGACCGCGCTGTGCGCGTGGCCTTCGTCGATGACACGGACGCCGTCGTCCCCGCGGGCAACGTGCGCTTCCTGACGACGGTTCCTCGCCCGGCGCGCGGGCGGGAGGAAGCGGAGCTGGCGCCCAAGCCCTGACCGTCGAGCGCCGGGCGGCCACTCTCGGGCACCGGCGCCCTGACAGCCCACGAGGGCACACCCTTACATCACCCCGAACCGGCCCAGCGCCGACGGGAGTTCGAAGCGGCCGCCGCCGGCCGAACGACTGCGGCGCGCGGTCGTCCCCAGCACGAGCCGCTCGCGAGCAGCCGCACGCGGCCTGTGCCGGAGCAGCACCCCGAGTCCCGTGCCGCGGTCAGCGCGTTCTCGGGACGCGTACCGGCGGCCGAGCGCATCGGCCAGGCGTCCCAACGACGAGGCCGGTCACGAGGTCGCGGCCTCCGCCCGACCGGGGAGTCCGCGGCGGCGAGTTCGCGGGCCTCGCGGACCAGCGCGTTGCGTACAGATCTCAGCCGGCGACCGGTCAGCGCACACCTCGTTCACGGGCCGGGCGCCCTTCACCTCCGAACCGTTGCCCAGGTCGTCGCCGACGTGCGGCCGACGGACATCGGGTCGTCACGCGCACCACCGGATGGACCGCCTGACGGCCTCCTCCCCCGGCTCCCTGCCCTACCTCGCCTTGCCCCACCCCGCCCGTCACCCATGTCGGCAGGACTTCGCGGTCCCGCCCGCCAGGCATCGCCCACCGACTGTTCGACGGCGGCGGCACCAACCCCTCAGCCGCTGATCACCACGAGACCTCCCGACAACTCGAACTGTCTTGACAATAATTTTTGTCGGTTGCATCCTGGAGCGGTGCTGGACCTTGCCGTGACCGAAGTCCGCACACCGCAGTGGCGCCCCGCAAGGAATCCTCGCCGGAAGGCCGCCACCTCGAACGTGCTCCGCGCGCTTCGAAACGGCGGCAAGCAACCGAGACACGTCCACCGACACCGAAGGAATCCAGCATGCGTACCCTGATCAGTTCCGCCTTCATCTCGCTCGACGGCGTCGTGGAGGGCCCGGGCGGCGAGCCCGGCTACCGCAACTCCGGATGGACTTTCAAGGACATCGAGTTCGTCCCCGAGGCGTTCACCATCAAAGGGCGGGAGCAGGAGGAATCCACCGCGTTCCTGATGGGACGCGCCAGCTACGAGGCGTTCAGCCCGGTGTGGCCGGACATGGCCGAGTTCGCCCACTACAAGACCCTGCCGAAGTACGTCGTGTCCACCACCCTCACCGAGGACAAGCTCGTGTCGAACTGGGGCGAGACCACCGTCCTGCGCTCCCTCGACGAGGTCGCCGCTCTCAAGGAGACCGACGGCGGCCCGATCATCGTCCACGGCAGCGTCGCCCTGAACCACGGCCTCGCGGACGCCGGCCTGATCGACCGGTACCACCTGCTCGTCTTCCCACTGCTGCTCGGCGCGGGCAAGCGGCTGTTCCCGGCGAGCGACAAGGACACGCAGAAGCTGAAGCTGGTCGAGCACGCCGTGTACGCCAACGGCCTGCAGATGAACGTCCTCGACGTCGTGCGCTGACCGGGCTCCGGCAATCCGCTCCGCTGCCCGCTCGCACCGGACGGCGCCCGTCCCTCCCGACCTCGGCCCCACAGGCCGACGGGCCCACAGCCGCGGTAGGCGGGGATGAGTCTCCGAACCTCCTCCGAACCGCCTTCGAGCCGTACACGAACCGGTGACGCGGCGGTCCGGCGATCGCGCGCCGTGGGGCTGTAAGTACCCGAGCCGCGCCCGGATATCATCCACCGATGTCGACGATCTGCATGATCGGTGTGGGTCGCATGGGCGAACCGCTGTGCGCCGGTCTCGTCCGCGCGGGATACCGGGTGAGGGCTTGCGACGTCCTGGCCGAGCGCAGGGAAGCGGCCCTGTCGCACGGGGCTCTGGCCCCGGATTCGGCGGCAGCCGCGGCAGCGGGGGCGGACGTGCTCCTCACCGTCCTTCCCGGGCCGGTCGAGGTGGCGGCAGCGGTCGACGACGCCGTTCTCGGCGCGCTGGCGCCCCAGGCCACCTGGATCGACATGAGCAGTAACACGCCGACCGGCGCCGAACCCTGCTGGAAGCGGGCCGCCGCCCACGGAGTCGGTGTACGGGAGGCGCCCATCGGAGGTTCACCCGCGGACGCCGCAGCGGCGCGGCTGCGGGTCTTCGTCGGTGGGGAGGACACCCTCCTGGAACGCCACCGCCCTTTGCTGTCCGCGGTGTCCGACCGCATCACGCACGTCGGTGGACCCGGCACCGGCTACGTCGCCAAACTGCTGGTCAACCTCCTGTGGTTCGGCCAGGCCGCCGCCACCGCCGAGGCTCTTCTCCTGGGGCGACGTGCAGGCATCGACCTGGGCGTGCTCACCGAGACCCTGGCCGCCGGTCCCGCCTCGACCGCGTTCATCCGCCACGACCTGCCCGCCCTCCTGGCGGGCGACTACCTCACCGACTTCGGCCTCGACCACATCCACGACCAACTGACGGCGGTGACCGCACTGGCTGAGCAACTCGCCACGCCCCACAGCGTCGCGGACACCGTCCGTCGCCTCCACGCGGAGGCACTCGAGCGCTATGGGCCCGCGGACGGCGAACTGCTCGCGGTGGCCCTGCTGGAAGAGAAGGCCGGGATCCTCTTGCGCCACCCGGCTACGGCCGCCGCCGACGGCGACACCGACGCGGCCGAGTGGCGGACAGAGCGCCACAAGTGACCCTGTCTCAGCTCCGTCGAAGGAGCGGGGGGACGGGCGGTACGTCGACGGCGCCGGCGATGTCGTCGACGGTCATCCTGAAACTGTCGGGATAGACGTCACGCTCGGTGCGGCAGACGGGTTCACTGGTACGCCGGCAGTAGAGGCAATGCCGGCACTGCAGCACGACCCATACGCCGGGGACGGGAGAGCTGAAGAGCTGTTCGATGGTCTCGTGGGCGCAACGCGGACAGATGCCGGTGCCTTCCGTGGCAGTGGTTCCTTTTCACGTGTGGAGGAAGGGAGTTCGGCTTCGTCAGCGTTCCGCGGCGAGTTGCCGGAGCCTGGCGAGCCATTCGCCCGTTTCGGGCAGGTCCCGTACCGGGTTGCCGTAGTTGCCGCGGTGATCCGGCGTGACGGGTGTGGTGGCGTCGATGATGAGCTTGTCGACGATGCCGGGTGTGTTCGCCTGCGGGCCCAGCTCCATCACGGACAGGTTCGGAATCGTGATCAGGTCGCCGGCGGGGTTCATCTTGGTCGAGACCGTCCACATCACCTGCGGAAGGTTGAAGGGGTCGACGTCCTCGTCCACCACGATCACGGTGGCGGGGTATCCCAGTCCGTGCGGGGTGGTCAGGACACGCATTCCGACCGCCTTGGCGAAGCCCCCGTACCTCTTCCTGGTGGAGACGATGACGACCAGGCCGTGGGTGTACGTGGCGTTGACCGCCTGGACCTCGGGGAAGTCCTTCGTGAGCTGCTCGTACAGCGGGGCGCAGGTGTTGGCGGCCATCAGGTAGTCGATCTCGGTCCACGGCATGCCCAGGTAGAGGAGTTCGAAGACCGGGTTGCTGCGGTAGGAGATCTTGTCGATCCGGATCACCGGCATGCTGCGACCGCCCGAGTAGTGGCCGGTGAACTCGCCGAAGGGGCCTTCCACTTCGCGCTTGCGACCTTCGATCACACCCTCGATCACGACCTCGCTGCACCACGGCACCGGCAGCCCGGTCAGGGGCGCCGTCGCGATCGGTGCCGGGGCGCCGCGCAGGGCGCCGGCCAGTTCGTACTCGTTCTCGTCGTACCTCATCGGGGTAGAGGACCGGCGCCGCATCCCCGAGGCGTGGCGCCGCGTTGGCGGCAGCGGCGATGTCCGGCTCCGGCTTCACCTCCTTGGTGATCCGGAGCAACTGCCCTTCCCTGTCAAGCACTTCGAGAAGGCTGCGCAGATCGTCATAGGCCATGTGAACCCCTTGGTGACAGTCGTGGTGAGGTATCAGAGCGCTGCCCTGAGCTCTTGGGCGTGGGCGGCTCGCATGCCGTCCCACCGTTTGGCGGCGGGCGCGGGAAGGTGGAACTGGTCGAGGACCCGGGCTGTGATGTGGTCGACGATGTCGTCGACGGAAGCGGGGTGGTTGTAGAAGGCGGGCATGGGAGGCACCATCCGCACGCCCATGCGCGACAGCGCCAGCATGTTCTCCAGATGGACCTCGCTCAGCGGTGTCTCACGCGGAACGAGCACCAGCTTGCGGTGCTCCTTCAGCACCACGTCCGCCGCCCGGCCGATCAGTCCGTCGGCGTGGCCGGCGCGGATCCCGGCTAGCGTCTTCATCGAGCACGGGACGATCACCATCCCGTCGGTCCTGAACGACCCGGAGGAGATCCTGGCGCCCTGGTCCTCGGGGGAGTGCACCTCGTCGGCGAGGGCACCGATGTCGCGGGCCGACAGCCCGGTCTCCAACTCGATGGTGGCACGCGCCCAGCGGCTGAGGACCAGATGGGTCTCCACCTCGCGCAGCCGGCTGAGATTCTCCAGCAGGCGGACGCCGAGCACCGAGCCGGTCGCCCCCGTCATCGCCACGATCAATCGCACAGGGCTCAGCTCCTCGGTAGACGTGAGCGGGTAGAGGTGAGTGGGTGCGGAGGGGACGGACCACCTCGGTCACCACTCCGCTCCCGCGCTTCACACTAGGTTCGATCTCCCTGGTCAAAGCCGTAGGATGAAGAAAAGCCATGGACAAAAACGGACACGCTGACATCACCGAGGTCCCCTACCAGTCATCCGCCGGAGCTCCGCCGGGGGTCGAGGTACTCGACTTCGCCGACCTGAGTGCCCGGGCTCGTGGTCACGGGGTCGACCCCTACTCACCGGTCCGGATCGCGTTCCACGAGTTGATCACTGTCCACACCGGCACGCTGTGCTGCTCGCTGGATTTCACCGATCACGAGCTGACCGAGGGCGACTGGTTGTGGGCGCGCCCCGGTCAGATCCACCAGTTCCGCTCCGATCTGGCCTCGGCCGAAGGAACCGTCGTCCTCTTCCAGCCCGGCTTCCTGGACACCACCACCGCCGAGGTCGCCCGTGTAGACCAGTACTTCCCCTACCGTCCGCTGACCCCCTCGGGCGCCGCGGGAGACGCGCTGAGGAACACCCTCGGCCTGCTGGACAGCGAGTACCACGGGCTCGGCGGCCTGCCGTTGGAGGCACACGTCGAGGTGCTGCGCCACCTGCTGGCGGCACTCGTCCTGCACCTCTCCCACCAGCAGCCCTCCACGGGCGACGAGTCGGACGACGGAGCGGGCACCGAGGCGTTCCGCCGTTTCCAGCAGGCCGTGGAGCGCGGTTACGCCCGCAGCCACCGGGTGGACGACTACGCCAGGGACCTGGGCTACAGCGTCCGCACCCTGACCCGGGCGACCCGTGACGCCGCCGGGTGCGGGGCCAAGCGCTTCATCGACAGCCGGGTCCTGTTGGAGGCCAAACGCCTGCTCGTGCACACCGACCTGTCCGCAGGGGCGATCGCCGAACGGATCGGCTTCCCGGAGGCCACGGTCTTCACCAAGTTCTTCCGCAAGCTGGCCGGCGAGACCCCGACCGCCTTCCGTAGCTCCTCGAGGGCACACGACCGCGGCGGGCAACCGCGAAGCGCCGGCCAGTAGCCGCGTTCAGCGCGGTGGAGCCGCTCGGCGAGCGGCGGCGGCGTCGCGCACGCTCGTCCTACGGCGGTCGCTGCCCGCCCCCGGGGGCCGAGCCCGGCACGGCCGTCGGCACCGTGCGCCTTCGTCAGGGCTACGGAGACCCCGGTCGCGCGGGCTCTCGCCTTGTCCTGTCGGGGCTGGACGTACCCGCCGACGCGCCGCCGGTCCGCGTTCTCAGAGCAGGCGCAGGACGCCGACGACCTTGCCGAGGATCTGCGCGTCGTCGCCGGGGATCGGCTCGTAGGAGGCGTTTCGGGGCATGAGCCACACCCGGCCGTCCTGGCGGTGCAGCACCTTGATGGTGGCCTCGTCCTCCAGGAGCGCGGCGACGATGTCTCCGTGGTCGGCGCTGTCCTGGCGTCGGACGGTCACGATGTCGCCGTCGCAGATCGCCGCGTCGATCATGGAGTCGCCGGAGACCGTCAGGGCGAACAGGTCGCCGTCGCCCACGATCTGGCGGGGCAGGGAGTAGACGTCCTCGACCATTTCCTCCGCGAGCAGGGGTGCTCCCGCGGCGATACGTCCTACGAGGGGTACGTCGACCGGCGCCTGGCTCGCACTGCCCAGGTCGGGCGCCCAGGAGGGCCGCACGCGGTAGGCGCGGGGGCGGTGCGGGTCGCGGTAGAGGACGCCCTTGCGTTCCAGGGCCATCAGCTGGTGGGCGACCGAGGAGGTGCTGGAGAGGTTCACGGCCTGGCCGATCTCCCGCATCGAGGGCGGGTAGCCCTGGCGGTCGACCGTCTCCGTGATGTAGCCGACGATGGCCGACTGGCGGCTCGTCAGCTCGCCCCCGGCGTTCCGGGTGCCCGGCGGGCGGCCTCGGCGGGCGGGCGCGCTGTTCTCCATCCCGGGTACCTCCGTACAAGATCTTCGCAGAACGCGACCTTAACCCGCCATCCGGCGCAATCGGAACACCGGTGTCGTCGTGGTCCTGCGGACAGATGCGGCAGATCACCACATCGACCGTGTCCGGGCGCACGGCCGACGGGATGATCCCGCCGGCGGTGACGGCCGGAGGCGGCGCCTTCGACGGCGGGTCAAGGCCGCCCGTGGCCTTCTCCCCCGTGCCGCTTAGCCGTGTGCGCTCATGCCTGCTGTCCCGGCTGTTCGCGGGTGGCGTCGCCCATGAGCGCCGTACGGGCGCCCGGGGCGCCCGGGGCGCCCCGGGTGCCTCGGGTGCCTCCCGGCCGGGGCAGGCCGTGCGCGCCTGCCGGTCGGAGGGCCGGAGCGGGGGATTCGGCAAGGGCGGCGGCCGAGCCGGGCACGAGGTGTCGGCCCACTATCGCCCGCGCGGTCCTTTCGGCGTCGGCGAACATGCCTCTTCCGGTGTCGGTCAGCATGACCTTCACCGCCCGTCGGTCGCGGTCATACCGATCACGCTCGATCAAGCCGGACGCCTGCATCTCCCTCAGGACGTAGGACATCCGACCCCCCGATTCCCCGAGGAAGTCGGTCAGCTCAGCAACCGGCGCGGCCCCGCCCGCGGTTTCGGCGAGGGCGCCGAGGACGAGGTATCCGTGGAGCGACAGACCATGCCGTGCCCGCAACTCGCCGTGCAGGAGGCCCAGGGTCCAGAGGACCCCCGGAGCCTGCCGCTGGGGGAAGTCGGCCGAAGTACGGTCAGTCATGTTCGTTCCCGGGGGTCGGCGCTTCGGTCACGAACCCGCGACCGAATACTCACAACCAGGTTCCGCACGGCGGCCATGGCCGGTCCGGCGGACTCGAAGCCCTCGGATCAGGACACGGCGCACCCCGTCCGCGCCTCGGCCGTGCGACGGGAGCACTCCCCGCGGAGTCCGGCCGACCGGCCCGACGTCCTGATGTGAGGTAGTCGTGGCACGTCCGGCCCCCTGTCCCGGCTCTCATGAAGCCGTAGCGTCATCACCGAGCGTGACGTGGCCGATCGGGTTGACCACTGCAACGGACGCCGAGGGCTTGGTCACGTACGCGGACGAAAGTCCTGGCGGGTCCGGCGCGGACGGTTCGGAACAGAGGACAGGGGGCGTTCTGCGCTGTGACGGCACGGCACGATCAATCAACGGTCGGCACCCACCCGCTCACGCCGCGACCGGCCGTCATAGATGCCGGGTTCGATGTGGACGTCGTCCGGACTCCACGACGAAGACCGGGAAGTGGGGTTCGTCGTGGACGGCCGGGACGGCAGCGACCTCGCCCGCGCGCAGGCCTCGGGCGGGGCGATGAACTCCGCGCCCACCGCAGGGCCGAGGCCCCTCGGTCCCGTACGCGCGGTCATCAGGATCTCCGCGCCTCGCGCCGCACCCGTTGCCGACGCATCAGGGCCTGACCGCCCTCCACGTCGAGGAACGCGCACGCTCGGCCCTGCGCGCAGGGCCGCCGTCAAAGCTCTGTGGTTCAGCATCAAGGAGGAGCAGTGGCATGACGCTGCTGGCACGCATCAACCAACCCTCGGATCTGCGGAGTTTGAGCCGCGCGCAGCTGATCCGGCTCGCCGAGGAGATCCGCGACTTCCTGATCCGCCATGTGGCGGTCACAGGAGGCCACTTGGGGCCCAACCTGGGCGCGGTGGAGCTCACCCTGGCACTGCACCGGGTCTTCGACTCACCGCGCGACACACTGCTGTGGGACGTCGGGCATCAGGCGTACGTCCACAAGATCGTCACCGGTCGGGCCGATCGGTTCCCGGGATTGCGCCGACGCGGCGGAATGTCCGGATACCCCAGCCGGGAGGAGTCCGCGCACGACCACATCGAGCACTCCCACGCGTCGGTGGCCCTGTCGTACGCCGACGGCATGGCCAAGGCCAGAGAGCTTGCGGGGGAAACGGACCGTCACATCGTCGCCGTCGTCGGCGACGGGGCACTCACCGGGGGGCTGGCCTGGGAGGCACTCAACAACATCGCGGCGGCACCCGGGCGGCCCGTGGTGATCGTCGTCAACGACAACGGACGCTCGTACGCACCGACCGTGGGCGGACTCGCACAGCACTTGGCGGCCCTGCGTACGCACGCCGGCTACGAGCGACTGCTCGGATGGGGCAGACAGACCCTCGGCGGCGCCGGAACGCCGGGACGGGCTGCCTACCGCACTTTGCACGCCGCCAAGGAAGGGCTCAAGGACGCCCTCGCGCCTCAGCCGCTCTTCTCCGACCTGGGCCTGAAGTACGTGGGCCCCGTCGACGGGCACGACATCCCGGCATTGGAAGCGGCACTGGAACGCGCCAAGGATCACGGCGCACCCGTCATCGTCCACTGCGTCACGCGCAAAGGGCTGGGCTACCCGCCTGCCGAGCAGGACGACGAGGATCATCTGCACGGCGTGGGTGCCATCGACCCGCGGACCGGCCGCCCGCTGCGGCCAGGTGGTCGGAGCTGGTCGGCGGCGTTCGGCGAGGAACTGGTGTCGCTGGCGGCACAGCGCCGGGAGATCGTGGCTATCACCGCGGCCATGCCCGGCTCGGTGGGCCTCAGGGATTTCGCCGCCCGGTATCCGGAGCGGTTCTTCGATGTCGGGATCGCCGAGCAGCACGCCGTCGCCTCTGCCGCCGGACTGGCGATGGCGGGGTCGCATCCGGTGGTCGCCGTCTACGGCACCTTCCTCAACCGCGCTCTTGACCAGGTGCTGATGGACCTGGCGCTGCAGCGGCTCGGTGCGACCCTCGTCCTCGACCGGTCCGGTGTCACCGGCGACGACGGACCCAGCCACAACGGACTGTGGGATCTTGCGATGCTCCAGGCCGTCCCGGGCCTGCGCATCGCGGCTCCCCGCGATGTCCTCACCCTCCGGGAGGAGTTGGGAGAGGCCGTCTCGGTCACCGATGCGCCGACGGTCCTGCGATACCCCAGAGGCGCGGTCCCACCCCCGCTCCCCGCGGTCCGCCGGGTCGGCGGGGTGGACGTGCTGCGCGAGGCCCGGGGCGCCGGCGTCCTGCTGATCGCGGTCGGCACGATGGCGAAGACCGCCCTTGAAGCGGCGGAGCTCTGCGCCGAGCAGGGTGTGCAGGTCACCGTGGTGGACCCGCGGTGGGTCAAGCCGCTTCCGGGCGAGCTGCTGGGGCTGGCCGCCGATCACGGGCTGGTCGCCACGGTCGAGGACGGCCTTCGACACGGTGGCGTCGGGGCCACGGTGTCCCAGGCCCTGCACGAGGCCGACCTCCAGGTCCGCGTACGCGCCTTCGGAGTGACCGACGGGTTCCCCGAGCAGGGGACCCGCGCCGAGGTCCTCGCCGACGCGGGCCTGACCGCGCAGGCCATCGCACAGGCCCTGGTCACCGCGGTGCCGGTCGGCTCCGCACAGCCGGGACGTACGTAGTCATGGCACCCGCACCGCGAGCGCCCAGGAGCACTGGGTAGTCGCACACCACGCTTCGTAGCGGCTCGGGGCGGCCGCGGTGCCCTGTGCGTGTACCGCGCCGTCCGGTGCGTGCCCTCCGCTCACTCAGCCTGAGCCGTTCGATCGGAGCCTTACTAGAATGGAGCTGCCGGAAGGCCGGATGTGCGGTTGGTGACGCACGCTGCTGACGCTCGGAACTGTGGCCCACCGGCATCGACGTTCCTGAGAACGGGCCGAACCCAGGGCAAGGACCCCGCCGCGGGGGCAGGTAGCGCCGATCGCCTCAACGGCCCGGGTCACCCACCCGCGAAAGGGGCGTCATGGCCAAGCAGGTGACCTGTCGCAGAGTCTTCGAGCGGCCGTCTTTCGCGGACGGCAAGCGGGTGCTGGTCGATCGTGTCCTGCCGCCGGACATCAGCAGGGACGACGCGCGTCTCGACGAGTGGCTGAGTGACGTCGCGCCATCCACCGAACTGCAGCGCTGGTACGGCCATGACCCCTTTCGCTTCGCGGAGTTCCGGCGCCGCTATCTCGCCGAACTCGACGATCCTGCACACCGATCGGCAGCGAGCCGCCTGCGTGACCTCACCGACGACGGCAAGCTCACCCTGCTGACCGCCGCCGAGGACGCGGACCACAGCCCTGCCGCCGTCCTCGCGCAATGGCTCACAGGTGCCGACCGCTCCGAGCCCGACCCACCCGCGCCTCCACCTCCGTCCGGATACCGGGCAGTGGTCTCCGCCAAGATCACGAACCTCAATCCGGGAGCGTTCGCGTTCGTCATGGGCACAGGCATCGTGTCCACCGCCCTGAACGCGGACGGTGCCCACACCGCCTCGCTCGCCCTGCTGGTGGTGGGCCTGGCGGGTTGCGCGGTGCTGTTGCCCGCCTATGTATGGCGGCTGCTGCGCCGGCGGGAGCGCTTCGTCGCCGATCTCGTCGGGCCGCGCGCATTCGCCTTCCTCACCATCAGCATCGCTGCCAATGTGATCGCCGCCCGCATGGTGGCGGACGGACACACCTCCGTAGCCGGGGGGTTCCTGGCGTTCGGGGCGGTGGGGTGGCTGCTGCTCGGCTACGGAATACCCCTCGGTCTGATCGCCAGCACACGGCGGGACGCGTCGTTCGACCAGGTCAACGGCACCTGGTTCCTCTGGGCGGTCGGATCCCAGTCGGTGGCGGTCGCGGCGGCGGGTCTGGCCCGGCCGACGTCGAGCCACGAGTTGCAGGTCCTGGCCCTGGTCTGCTGGGGCATCGGGCTGATGCAGTACCTGCTGACCGCCGCGATCGTCCTGGCCAGGCTACTGGCGCGGCCGGTGGCACCGGGAAACCTCATGACATCGTCGTGGATCTGCATGGGCGCGGCGGCGATCAGCGTGCTCGCCGGGACGAGGCTGCTCGCACTCCCGGCGGGAAGCATGCTGCTCTCACGTTCGGTCGTCGCCGGATCGTCCGTCGTCCTGTGGTCGTTCGCCAGCTGGCTGATTCCGCTGCTGCTGGCTCTGGGCGTATGGCGGCACGTCCTGCGAAAGGTTCCGTTCCGTTACGAGCTCGGCTGGTGGAACCTGGTCTTCCCCATCGGCATGTACGCGGTCACCACCCATGAACTGGGGCGCGCGACCGGGACGTCGTGGATGACCGCACTGGGCCGCTGGGAAATCTGGGTCGCCGGCGTGGTCTGGGTGCTGGTGATCGCCGCCATGGGGGCCGCGGCGGTCCGGCCCCACCTCATGACCGGGCGTGCGGCCGGCCCGAACCGGCGCGTCGCGTAGCGGCGCACACACTAACTGGTCGAACCGACGCGTCGCGGAGCCGCGCACAGACCAGTTGCTCGGACTCACGCCCAGCTCAACGGGCCTATCACCGCCGCCCCCTCAGGGGCTCCGCGTAGGCTGACGCTCGTGCCCACCTCTCGTCTGCGCCGCGTCGCCGTCCTTGTGCTCAGTGGTGCGAAACCGCTCGACGTCGGCATCCCCGCGCAGGTGTTCACGACGCGCGCGAGCATGCCGTACGAGGTACGGGTGTGCGGCGCGGCGCCCGGCCTCGTCACCGGCGGCGACGGCCTGTCCTACCACGTCGCCCATGGGCTCGACGCGCTCACGTGGGCCGACATCGTCTTCATCCCCGGCTACCGGTTCCCGGACGAGGATGATCCGCCCCGGGCCGTCGTCGAGGCGCTGGTCGCCGCCAG
This window encodes:
- a CDS encoding SDR family oxidoreductase; the protein is MDIRNAVAVVTGANRGLGRHFAAQLLERGAAKVYAGVRNPSSVDLPGVVPLALDITDPDSVARAAEAAADATLLINNAGISTHVGLAGGDMSDIRLEMETHFFGSLNVTRAFAPVIAANGGGGILNVLSVLSWAHYPNYGGYSAAKAAELAMTNVTRQELAPSGIDVTALHVGYMDTDMADYVDGSDKVDPAWVAGLALDGVQDRALEVVADDKSRTVRSALSGDLANLYPGLPATR
- a CDS encoding helix-turn-helix domain-containing protein; protein product: MTPAKATRKDRDREETCSIARSLEIVGDRWSMLVLREAALQDVTRFADFRDRLGIAPDVLTLRLGTLVEGGVMEKRPYREPGARTRFSYHLTPAGEQLRLVLAALQQWGDENRPPSTGPSTLRRSADGDRAVRVAFVDDTDAVVPAGNVRFLTTVPRPARGREEAELAPKP
- a CDS encoding dihydrofolate reductase family protein produces the protein MRTLISSAFISLDGVVEGPGGEPGYRNSGWTFKDIEFVPEAFTIKGREQEESTAFLMGRASYEAFSPVWPDMAEFAHYKTLPKYVVSTTLTEDKLVSNWGETTVLRSLDEVAALKETDGGPIIVHGSVALNHGLADAGLIDRYHLLVFPLLLGAGKRLFPASDKDTQKLKLVEHAVYANGLQMNVLDVVR
- a CDS encoding NAD(P)-dependent oxidoreductase, whose protein sequence is MSTICMIGVGRMGEPLCAGLVRAGYRVRACDVLAERREAALSHGALAPDSAAAAAAGADVLLTVLPGPVEVAAAVDDAVLGALAPQATWIDMSSNTPTGAEPCWKRAAAHGVGVREAPIGGSPADAAAARLRVFVGGEDTLLERHRPLLSAVSDRITHVGGPGTGYVAKLLVNLLWFGQAAATAEALLLGRRAGIDLGVLTETLAAGPASTAFIRHDLPALLAGDYLTDFGLDHIHDQLTAVTALAEQLATPHSVADTVRRLHAEALERYGPADGELLAVALLEEKAGILLRHPATAAADGDTDAAEWRTERHK
- a CDS encoding non-oxidative hydroxyarylic acid decarboxylases subunit D, which encodes MCPRCAHETIEQLFSSPVPGVWVVLQCRHCLYCRRTSEPVCRTERDVYPDSFRMTVDDIAGAVDVPPVPPLLRRS
- a CDS encoding UbiD family decarboxylase domain-containing protein, whose protein sequence is MRYDENEYELAGALRGAPAPIATAPLTGLPVPWCSEVVIEGVIEGRKREVEGPFGEFTGHYSGGRSMPVIRIDKISYRSNPVFELLYLGMPWTEIDYLMAANTCAPLYEQLTKDFPEVQAVNATYTHGLVVIVSTRKRYGGFAKAVGMRVLTTPHGLGYPATVIVVDEDVDPFNLPQVMWTVSTKMNPAGDLITIPNLSVMELGPQANTPGIVDKLIIDATTPVTPDHRGNYGNPVRDLPETGEWLARLRQLAAER
- a CDS encoding non-oxidative hydroxyarylic acid decarboxylases subunit B; translated protein: MRLIVAMTGATGSVLGVRLLENLSRLREVETHLVLSRWARATIELETGLSARDIGALADEVHSPEDQGARISSGSFRTDGMVIVPCSMKTLAGIRAGHADGLIGRAADVVLKEHRKLVLVPRETPLSEVHLENMLALSRMGVRMVPPMPAFYNHPASVDDIVDHITARVLDQFHLPAPAAKRWDGMRAAHAQELRAAL
- a CDS encoding AraC family transcriptional regulator, producing the protein MDKNGHADITEVPYQSSAGAPPGVEVLDFADLSARARGHGVDPYSPVRIAFHELITVHTGTLCCSLDFTDHELTEGDWLWARPGQIHQFRSDLASAEGTVVLFQPGFLDTTTAEVARVDQYFPYRPLTPSGAAGDALRNTLGLLDSEYHGLGGLPLEAHVEVLRHLLAALVLHLSHQQPSTGDESDDGAGTEAFRRFQQAVERGYARSHRVDDYARDLGYSVRTLTRATRDAAGCGAKRFIDSRVLLEAKRLLVHTDLSAGAIAERIGFPEATVFTKFFRKLAGETPTAFRSSSRAHDRGGQPRSAGQ
- the lexA gene encoding transcriptional repressor LexA; translation: MENSAPARRGRPPGTRNAGGELTSRQSAIVGYITETVDRQGYPPSMREIGQAVNLSSTSSVAHQLMALERKGVLYRDPHRPRAYRVRPSWAPDLGSASQAPVDVPLVGRIAAGAPLLAEEMVEDVYSLPRQIVGDGDLFALTVSGDSMIDAAICDGDIVTVRRQDSADHGDIVAALLEDEATIKVLHRQDGRVWLMPRNASYEPIPGDDAQILGKVVGVLRLL
- a CDS encoding MarR family winged helix-turn-helix transcriptional regulator; this translates as MTDRTSADFPQRQAPGVLWTLGLLHGELRARHGLSLHGYLVLGALAETAGGAAPVAELTDFLGESGGRMSYVLREMQASGLIERDRYDRDRRAVKVMLTDTGRGMFADAERTARAIVGRHLVPGSAAALAESPAPALRPAGAHGLPRPGGTRGTRGAPGAPGARTALMGDATREQPGQQA